In a genomic window of Lacrimispora sp. BS-2:
- a CDS encoding DHHW family protein: protein MKDKKTNRIIVTLTGTLWFLLSLSSWLSPTHEISASERRKLAGFPEFTLKSLVTADFMEGFEQYAKDQFPCRFLFRTIKAYVRFYPLGQKDNNGIYIQDGYAVKMEYPLNEASIERAEDKFRYLYEKYMEGRNVNAYLTIVPDKGYFLSNANGYPSMDYSKLFEMMKTNTDFAEYIDISDLLEIDDYYKTDIHWKQERLTGVADKIRSILGEEKERTGEYTEIEVERPFYGVYYGHSALPMKPDKLKYLTSDLIDDCTVYNWETGKTTAVYDMEKLSGNDPYNVYLSGAAALLEISNPAVKDGKELVIFRDSFGSSLAPLLLDGYSKVTMIDIRYISSDLIGDYITFDDQDVLFVYSTSVLNSSAMFK, encoded by the coding sequence ATGAAAGATAAAAAAACGAATCGGATTATAGTGACTCTGACAGGAACCCTATGGTTTCTTCTGTCGCTTTCATCATGGCTTTCACCAACCCATGAGATATCCGCCAGTGAAAGAAGAAAGCTGGCAGGTTTTCCGGAATTTACACTTAAAAGCCTGGTTACGGCAGATTTTATGGAGGGTTTTGAGCAATACGCCAAAGACCAGTTTCCCTGCCGGTTCTTATTTCGTACCATAAAGGCATACGTCAGGTTTTATCCATTGGGGCAGAAGGATAATAACGGCATCTATATTCAGGATGGGTACGCCGTAAAAATGGAATACCCGTTGAATGAAGCCTCCATTGAAAGAGCGGAGGATAAGTTTCGGTATCTTTATGAAAAATACATGGAGGGCAGGAATGTAAACGCTTATCTTACCATTGTTCCTGATAAGGGATATTTTCTTTCAAATGCAAATGGTTATCCCTCTATGGATTATTCGAAGCTGTTTGAAATGATGAAAACAAATACAGACTTTGCGGAGTATATCGATATATCAGATCTTCTGGAAATTGATGATTATTATAAGACGGATATTCACTGGAAGCAGGAGAGGCTTACCGGGGTGGCGGATAAAATCAGGAGTATTTTAGGAGAAGAGAAAGAAAGAACCGGAGAATATACGGAAATAGAAGTGGAACGGCCTTTTTACGGAGTATACTATGGGCATTCCGCCCTGCCGATGAAGCCGGATAAACTAAAATACCTTACCAGTGATCTTATAGATGACTGTACCGTATATAATTGGGAGACAGGAAAAACCACAGCAGTGTATGATATGGAAAAGCTTTCGGGAAATGATCCCTATAATGTGTATTTATCCGGCGCAGCGGCCCTTTTGGAAATCAGCAATCCTGCCGTAAAAGACGGGAAAGAACTGGTGATATTCCGGGATTCCTTTGGCAGCAGCCTGGCACCCCTTTTGCTTGACGGGTATTCAAAAGTGACTATGATTGATATACGTTACATTTCCAGTGACCTGATCGGTGATTATATAACCTTTGACGATCAGGACGTGCTTTTTGTATACAGTACTTCAGTATTAAATTCCAGCGCAATGTTCAAATAG
- a CDS encoding MBOAT family O-acyltransferase gives MKNGVLLFSSLIFYGWGEPEYIICMVISILVNYILGLLIERYSGSVWGRRWLIVSVVFSLGMLGYFKYADFFIANVNSLTGFSAPMLKVVLPIGISFYTFQILSYTIDVYRKDTKAQKNLLSLATYVAFFPQLIAGPIVRYTDIAQALDKREHSLLKVRIGIRRFLFGISKKVLIANSLGELCKIFADSQERNVLFYWLYAGAFTLQIYFDFSGYSDMAIGLGKVFGFDFQENFNYPFISKSITEFWRRWHMSLGTWFRDYLYIPLGGNRVGRMRWLFNIFLVWMLTGLWHGAAWNFVIWGLFFAFLLMIEKLWSGSFLKKMPDSISHVYVMLLVIISFVIFDAPDLSTSAERLRSMFGMSGLPLTGIQSAYYLRSYFVIFVIAITGSTDLPRRVIGRIRETPFGGIFLTGAEPLVCVLLLLLTTAYLIDASFNPFLYFRF, from the coding sequence ATGAAAAACGGTGTGTTGCTTTTTTCTTCCCTCATATTTTACGGCTGGGGAGAGCCGGAATACATTATATGTATGGTCATATCCATACTGGTGAATTACATTCTTGGTTTGCTCATAGAGCGGTACTCCGGTTCGGTATGGGGAAGGAGATGGCTGATTGTTTCAGTGGTCTTTTCTCTGGGAATGCTGGGGTATTTTAAATATGCCGATTTTTTTATTGCAAACGTCAATTCCCTGACCGGATTTTCGGCCCCAATGTTAAAAGTTGTTCTTCCTATTGGCATCAGCTTTTATACTTTTCAAATTCTTAGCTATACCATAGATGTTTACCGTAAAGACACAAAAGCCCAGAAGAACCTGTTATCATTGGCTACCTATGTGGCATTTTTTCCTCAACTGATCGCAGGCCCCATTGTAAGATATACTGATATAGCACAGGCTCTTGATAAAAGGGAACACAGCCTTTTAAAAGTTCGCATAGGAATCCGCAGGTTTTTATTTGGAATTTCAAAAAAGGTCCTGATCGCAAATTCCCTTGGAGAATTGTGCAAAATCTTTGCAGATTCCCAGGAACGAAACGTTTTATTTTACTGGCTTTATGCAGGAGCCTTTACCTTACAGATTTATTTTGATTTTTCCGGATACAGTGATATGGCAATTGGCTTAGGCAAGGTGTTTGGCTTTGATTTTCAGGAAAATTTCAATTATCCGTTTATTTCCAAAAGTATTACTGAATTCTGGCGCAGGTGGCATATGTCTCTGGGAACCTGGTTTAGGGATTATCTGTATATTCCCTTAGGGGGAAACCGTGTTGGCAGAATGCGCTGGCTCTTTAATATCTTTCTGGTATGGATGCTGACCGGTTTATGGCACGGTGCCGCATGGAATTTTGTCATATGGGGATTGTTCTTTGCCTTTCTCCTGATGATTGAGAAGCTGTGGTCTGGCAGTTTCCTTAAGAAAATGCCGGATAGTATTTCTCACGTGTATGTCATGCTTCTTGTTATAATAAGCTTTGTCATATTTGACGCTCCTGATCTGAGTACATCAGCGGAACGGCTTCGTTCCATGTTCGGAATGAGCGGGCTGCCCCTGACAGGAATCCAGTCAGCCTATTACTTAAGAAGCTATTTTGTCATATTTGTCATAGCTATAACAGGAAGCACTGATTTGCCAAGAAGGGTCATAGGCCGTATTCGTGAAACGCCATTTGGAGGGATTTTCCTTACTGGGGCAGAGCCTTTGGTATGCGTGCTGCTGCTTTTGCTGACAACGGCATACTTGATCGATGCTTCTTTTAATCCATTTCTGTATTTTCGCTTTTAA
- a CDS encoding FlxA-like family protein: MTVTNITSGYSANYGQVQKINSGNQDSRLKSIQDQIDEVQKQLQSLSNNEKISVEQKMTRQKELQQQLQDLNKQLSQRKVEIQQEKREKATAKVNKQETVSPNMDKQDFQMVGADFMQSMVRADTSIKQANVTQSVKNGMEGRAGVLEREIITDRGRGSTEKKEAELAKVNEHIKDASYNMLKRASDINTTLEKTKEKETKAEENEQGTEEVNHGVFIEEANGEKPLDNTNSMYLQSSEYQVKGQYIDVRR; this comes from the coding sequence ATGACAGTTACAAACATTACATCAGGTTATTCAGCCAATTATGGTCAGGTGCAGAAGATCAATAGCGGAAATCAGGACAGCAGGCTGAAGTCCATTCAGGATCAAATTGATGAGGTGCAAAAGCAGCTACAAAGCCTGTCCAATAATGAAAAAATATCTGTGGAACAGAAAATGACCAGACAAAAGGAATTGCAGCAGCAGCTTCAGGATTTGAATAAACAGCTATCCCAAAGAAAAGTGGAAATTCAACAGGAAAAGCGGGAAAAGGCAACTGCTAAGGTTAATAAGCAGGAAACGGTTTCTCCCAATATGGATAAGCAGGATTTCCAGATGGTGGGAGCCGATTTCATGCAAAGCATGGTTCGTGCTGATACTTCAATAAAGCAGGCAAACGTAACTCAATCCGTGAAAAACGGTATGGAAGGCAGAGCCGGTGTATTGGAGAGAGAAATAATAACGGATCGAGGAAGAGGCTCTACAGAAAAAAAAGAGGCTGAACTTGCAAAGGTGAATGAACACATAAAAGATGCCTCTTATAATATGTTGAAGCGGGCTTCTGATATTAATACAACATTGGAAAAAACAAAAGAAAAGGAAACAAAGGCCGAAGAAAATGAACAGGGGACGGAAGAAGTAAATCATGGAGTTTTCATAGAGGAGGCAAATGGCGAAAAGCCGTTGGATAACACAAACTCAATGTATTTACAATCGTCTGAATATCAGGTGAAAGGCCAGTACATAGATGTAAGGCGTTGA
- a CDS encoding DNA-3-methyladenine glycosylase has protein sequence MKKLDREFYNRDSVLVAREILGKVLVHEWEGQRIAAKIVEAEAYMGIEDKAAHSYGGRRTKRVEVMYGDPGFVYMFLIYGMYSCFNVVTREKGIPQAVLIRAAEPVEGIQLMAQKRFGKEYEQLSKSQRKGLINGPGKLCIALSLDRSFNGIDLCGDQVYFEEGTDENFNIIATKRVGIDYAGEAKDYLWRFCIEGNE, from the coding sequence ATGAAAAAACTAGACAGAGAATTCTATAACAGGGATTCGGTCCTGGTTGCCAGGGAAATATTGGGAAAGGTGCTTGTCCACGAATGGGAAGGCCAGAGGATCGCAGCTAAGATTGTGGAGGCAGAGGCGTATATGGGCATTGAAGATAAGGCTGCCCATTCTTACGGCGGAAGGAGGACAAAAAGGGTGGAAGTAATGTATGGAGATCCCGGTTTTGTCTATATGTTTCTTATCTATGGGATGTACAGCTGCTTCAATGTGGTGACAAGGGAGAAGGGGATTCCGCAGGCAGTTTTAATAAGGGCTGCCGAACCAGTAGAGGGAATCCAGCTGATGGCCCAAAAGAGATTTGGAAAGGAGTATGAGCAGCTTTCTAAAAGCCAGAGAAAGGGTCTCATAAACGGGCCGGGAAAGCTGTGTATCGCATTATCATTGGATAGAAGCTTTAACGGCATAGACTTATGCGGCGATCAGGTATATTTTGAGGAAGGTACAGACGAAAATTTCAATATCATAGCAACAAAACGTGTAGGAATTGACTATGCCGGGGAAGCAAAAGACTACCTTTGGCGGTTTTGTATAGAAGGGAACGAATAG
- a CDS encoding VOC family protein, with protein sequence MIGHYLMFNRNCDEAVKTYEKAFNGKIVEMRKYSDMPPNPAFPIPDEDKNLVLHARLQIDGMEIMCADSSEKSTKGDNMYVSITTKDGELVEKAWNLLKQDGEVYMDLSPSFFAALHGSLRDKYGINWMFTALK encoded by the coding sequence ATGATAGGTCATTATCTGATGTTTAACAGAAACTGTGATGAGGCAGTTAAAACTTATGAAAAAGCTTTTAACGGTAAAATTGTTGAGATGAGAAAATATAGTGACATGCCGCCAAATCCCGCCTTTCCTATTCCCGATGAAGATAAAAATCTGGTTCTCCATGCCCGTCTGCAGATTGACGGTATGGAAATCATGTGTGCCGACAGCTCTGAGAAAAGCACAAAAGGCGATAATATGTATGTTTCCATTACAACAAAGGATGGGGAGCTTGTGGAAAAAGCCTGGAATCTTCTAAAGCAAGATGGTGAAGTCTATATGGACCTTAGCCCGTCATTTTTTGCAGCACTCCACGGATCCTTGCGGGATAAATATGGCATTAACTGGATGTTTACGGCATTGAAGTAG
- a CDS encoding YafY family protein produces MSKNDNMLAILWMLNSGAKITAKQIAERLEINIRTVYRYIDSLCASGVPIVSDAGQNGGYSLLNDFINAPLFFDVEEQKAILHAAVFAKEAGYPFNEALSRATEKLKMYSNREQESILKRHLTGFEVINRDIDSSVKLKLVELERAVANEYSVEIEYRTSREEKSRQRVIDPYGMIYWNNKWYTIGFCHLRNEIRSFRAERILQIKGTEMTFKRPEGFSAREFFLRNLLPDLADKDKAVSVVIKGRSEALDDLCIHWFLGHHLKERTSNQAVFLFDDRVMNGYVPYFLLSYGKAIQVIEPESLKKRLAAIASELMEYYQIIPKME; encoded by the coding sequence ATGTCTAAAAACGATAATATGCTGGCAATTCTCTGGATGCTGAATTCAGGAGCAAAAATTACTGCAAAACAAATAGCGGAAAGGCTGGAGATCAATATACGGACTGTTTACCGTTATATTGACTCGCTTTGTGCCAGCGGAGTACCGATTGTATCCGATGCAGGTCAGAATGGCGGGTATAGCCTGCTCAATGATTTTATCAATGCGCCTTTATTTTTTGATGTTGAAGAACAAAAGGCAATTCTCCATGCCGCCGTATTTGCAAAAGAAGCGGGATACCCTTTCAATGAGGCATTAAGCAGGGCAACCGAAAAACTGAAAATGTATTCAAACCGGGAACAGGAAAGTATTCTCAAGCGGCATTTAACCGGTTTTGAAGTGATAAACCGTGATATCGATTCTTCTGTTAAGCTGAAATTGGTAGAATTGGAGAGGGCTGTGGCAAACGAGTATTCCGTGGAAATTGAATATCGTACAAGCCGTGAGGAAAAATCCAGGCAAAGGGTGATTGATCCTTACGGCATGATCTATTGGAACAATAAATGGTATACCATCGGATTTTGCCACTTAAGGAATGAAATCCGCAGCTTCCGGGCTGAACGGATTTTGCAGATAAAGGGGACGGAAATGACTTTTAAACGGCCGGAAGGCTTTTCCGCCAGGGAATTCTTTTTACGGAATCTTCTGCCTGACCTGGCGGATAAGGACAAGGCAGTTTCAGTCGTGATCAAGGGCAGGTCAGAGGCCCTGGACGATTTGTGCATTCACTGGTTTTTAGGCCATCATCTGAAAGAGAGGACTTCAAATCAGGCTGTTTTTTTATTTGATGACAGAGTAATGAATGGATATGTGCCATATTTTCTTTTATCCTATGGGAAGGCCATTCAGGTCATAGAACCTGAGAGCCTGAAAAAAAGACTGGCAGCCATTGCGTCGGAGCTAATGGAGTATTATCAAATTATACCTAAAATGGAATAA
- a CDS encoding carbonic anhydrase, which yields MINEILQYNKDFVENKGYVKYITDKFPDKKIAIVSCMDTRLTELLPTALGIRNGDAKIIKNAGGIISHPFGSAMRSLLIGIYELDVKEILVIGHTDCGARYTDSKKIVEKMKHRGIVQKDIDMVKYYGIDFDSWLGGFKDLDLSIKKSVELIRNHPFVPEEVMVYGLVIDSVTGELRRVI from the coding sequence ATGATTAATGAAATACTGCAATATAATAAAGATTTTGTAGAAAACAAAGGATATGTAAAATATATTACCGACAAGTTCCCGGATAAAAAGATCGCAATCGTATCCTGTATGGATACAAGATTAACGGAATTATTGCCCACAGCCCTGGGGATTAGAAACGGGGATGCAAAAATCATTAAAAATGCCGGAGGAATTATTTCCCATCCATTTGGAAGTGCCATGAGAAGCCTGCTGATCGGAATTTATGAACTGGATGTAAAGGAAATCCTTGTAATTGGACATACTGATTGCGGAGCCAGATATACGGACAGCAAGAAAATCGTAGAAAAAATGAAACATCGGGGAATCGTACAAAAGGATATTGACATGGTAAAATACTATGGCATTGATTTTGATTCATGGCTGGGAGGATTTAAAGATTTGGATTTATCCATCAAAAAGTCCGTAGAGCTGATACGCAACCATCCCTTTGTCCCGGAGGAGGTCATGGTATACGGATTGGTAATAGATTCTGTAACAGGAGAATTAAGAAGGGTCATTTAA
- a CDS encoding CoA pyrophosphatase, whose amino-acid sequence MEKEQFSIRRPGIIGEEKFRKYAVLIPLIRISGGTYLLFEKRSNELKRQPGEVCFPGGKLEAGESLKECAVRETVEELNILPRQIEVMGPGDIYLSPFNLMIHPFIGVISDYQDTFSRDEVDEIIKIPLDFFRSQEPERFVSKLISEPPEDFPYEWIPGGEKYPWVKGTYDVLFYKYEDWIIWGMTAQIIKSAVNLMEQYHIR is encoded by the coding sequence TTGGAGAAAGAACAATTTTCAATCCGGCGTCCTGGAATTATCGGAGAAGAAAAATTCAGAAAGTATGCGGTGTTGATTCCCCTGATCCGTATTTCAGGGGGCACTTATTTGTTATTTGAAAAAAGGTCCAATGAGCTAAAACGCCAGCCGGGAGAGGTTTGTTTTCCAGGCGGAAAGCTTGAAGCCGGGGAATCCCTCAAAGAATGTGCGGTACGTGAGACCGTTGAAGAGCTGAACATATTGCCACGGCAGATTGAGGTGATGGGACCGGGAGATATTTATCTGTCCCCCTTTAACCTGATGATCCATCCTTTCATTGGCGTTATAAGCGATTATCAGGATACGTTCAGCAGGGATGAAGTAGATGAGATCATAAAAATACCACTGGATTTTTTCCGCAGTCAGGAGCCTGAGAGATTTGTGAGCAAATTGATCTCAGAGCCGCCGGAGGATTTTCCGTATGAATGGATTCCGGGAGGGGAAAAATACCCTTGGGTAAAAGGAACTTATGACGTCTTATTTTACAAATATGAAGATTGGATCATATGGGGTATGACGGCACAGATCATTAAGTCGGCGGTGAATCTGATGGAGCAATATCATATCAGATGA
- a CDS encoding GNAT family N-acetyltransferase, which produces MFMKRIIVWDPRNMPAYAEIGHNCIRTKHKGNGYGKLQLEEAINRICKIGAKKIIVTTNESLIPAQKNYESLGFQLIRKRINPDNPEVAGEYMDYEFMA; this is translated from the coding sequence ATGTTTATGAAGAGAATAATCGTTTGGGACCCACGCAATATGCCTGCATATGCAGAAATCGGCCATAACTGCATCAGAACAAAACACAAAGGAAATGGCTATGGAAAGCTGCAACTTGAGGAAGCAATAAACAGGATATGTAAAATAGGAGCAAAGAAAATCATTGTCACGACCAATGAAAGTCTGATTCCAGCACAGAAAAATTATGAAAGTTTGGGTTTTCAACTTATACGAAAAAGGATTAATCCTGATAATCCTGAAGTGGCAGGAGAATATATGGATTATGAATTTATGGCCTAG
- a CDS encoding GNAT family N-acetyltransferase, with the protein MIGNKIIGQHEYNIRLLTGKDESEVQDFCERCSDFFELTEGRPPEKDAGNSILFDLPPGKTPKDKYDFGVYNKNGVLIAVIDIVKDYKAAGEWIIGLLMLDPNVRESGLGRRLHDFIKDWVLEEHGRALRIGVVEENHRGYKFWCKMGYIEVNRVKMTYGNKEQTVKVMILFLK; encoded by the coding sequence TTGATAGGAAATAAAATAATAGGACAACATGAATACAATATCCGTTTATTGACGGGAAAGGATGAGTCTGAAGTACAAGATTTTTGCGAAAGATGTTCGGATTTCTTTGAATTAACGGAAGGCAGGCCTCCTGAAAAAGATGCAGGAAACAGCATTTTGTTTGATTTGCCGCCGGGTAAAACACCAAAGGATAAGTATGATTTTGGAGTTTATAATAAGAATGGTGTTTTAATTGCGGTAATTGATATAGTTAAAGATTATAAAGCAGCCGGGGAATGGATCATAGGTTTACTTATGCTGGACCCAAATGTAAGAGAAAGCGGTTTGGGAAGAAGATTGCATGATTTTATAAAAGACTGGGTTTTAGAAGAACATGGCAGAGCGTTACGGATTGGGGTGGTAGAAGAGAACCACAGAGGATATAAGTTTTGGTGTAAGATGGGATATATTGAAGTAAACAGGGTAAAAATGACCTATGGAAATAAAGAACAAACGGTAAAAGTTATGATTCTGTTTCTTAAGTGA
- the msrB gene encoding peptide-methionine (R)-S-oxide reductase MsrB, whose product MKKEIYLAGGCFWGTEKYLENILGILFTEVGYANGNTENPTYKEVCSHDTGHAETVKVEYNDSIIGLPYLLQLYYDVINPVNVNRQGGDVGSQYRTGIYFTDDRDEAVIRDSINGLQKKYEEKIAIEVKPLTCYYRAEEYHQKYLDKNPGGYCHIGVDKFEKARMAEDKSKKYEIQTRSELRESLTDQQFDVTQNSATEPPFKNEYFDKFEDGIYVDITTGEPLFMSTDKFESGCGWPSFSKPIDLESIKDVEDRSYGRLRTEVRSKLGDAHLGHVFEDGPIDRGGLRYCINSASLRFIPKENMEKEGYGDYLKLFSCQD is encoded by the coding sequence ATGAAGAAAGAAATTTATCTGGCAGGCGGCTGCTTTTGGGGAACAGAAAAGTACCTGGAAAATATTCTGGGCATCCTGTTTACGGAGGTGGGATATGCCAATGGAAATACTGAGAATCCAACTTATAAGGAAGTGTGCAGCCACGATACCGGACATGCGGAAACGGTGAAGGTGGAATATAACGACAGCATAATAGGACTGCCCTATCTGCTGCAGCTTTATTATGACGTGATCAATCCGGTAAATGTGAACCGCCAGGGCGGCGATGTTGGTTCACAGTACCGGACAGGAATCTATTTCACGGATGACAGAGATGAGGCGGTGATCCGGGATTCCATAAATGGGCTTCAGAAAAAATATGAAGAGAAAATAGCGATTGAAGTTAAGCCCCTTACCTGCTATTACAGGGCTGAGGAGTACCACCAGAAATATCTGGATAAAAACCCGGGCGGATACTGCCATATTGGTGTGGATAAATTTGAAAAGGCAAGGATGGCAGAGGATAAAAGCAAAAAATACGAAATACAAACCAGGAGTGAATTGAGAGAAAGTCTGACTGACCAGCAGTTTGATGTAACGCAGAACAGTGCTACGGAGCCTCCCTTTAAAAATGAATACTTTGATAAATTCGAAGATGGAATTTATGTGGATATTACAACAGGAGAACCGCTTTTTATGTCAACCGATAAGTTTGAGTCAGGCTGCGGCTGGCCAAGCTTTTCAAAGCCAATTGATTTAGAGTCCATTAAGGACGTTGAAGACCGGAGCTATGGAAGGCTTCGCACAGAGGTGAGAAGCAAGCTGGGAGATGCCCATTTAGGCCATGTATTTGAAGATGGTCCCATAGACCGGGGAGGACTACGCTATTGCATTAACAGCGCTTCTTTAAGATTTATTCCCAAAGAAAATATGGAGAAAGAAGGATACGGGGATTATCTGAAGCTGTTTTCATGCCAGGACTGA
- a CDS encoding FAD-dependent oxidoreductase gives MAVPLNQVVNPTNEQRHEMIRNSLKTAGRPEDYEYIVNLLSPPSDITSYAAPGELKGVRIGVMGGGLAGLSAAFELRKLGADITILEANDNRIGGRVYTYYFDVEGKYYNEFGAHRIPVTHETTWHYMNLFGLNTLPLSVRQRNNFLYVHNTRLRTSDSIQQMLYPLYDLTPQERSTPWAELDDYAFLYLMMQLPPDIRSELIQILPEYSPEYLALTNYTVRQTLENLGLSQGAINLISGVSPGTGALLNISYDEITQEEYTLDYRNTYTIEGGIVNLPYAFLQSFLADNPPQYQDIPVSQLGTVTYRPGQTVTGIYQPLNSSQIILAHRNVRSLKRTADAFDYVVCTIPYSTLREVEIKPFFSNPKMQAILEFNYINSQKTLFMCNKRFWEQDTDYGRMVGGFSQTDLPIQAIFYPGDHILCPDASSCSPYEPGVLAASYNYHLNATRVGNMEESLRYELIKENVEEVHGVPRGFLDSIVEDHKTVVWDNQPYNRGAFAATLPGQKKLFAYEMLKPEFNQRIYFAGEHLSTKHGWMQGALYTGKEAANQLANSFHSQFS, from the coding sequence ATGGCTGTTCCATTAAATCAAGTAGTAAACCCTACGAATGAACAAAGGCACGAAATGATCAGAAATTCATTAAAAACGGCTGGCCGGCCGGAAGATTACGAATATATTGTTAATTTACTGAGTCCTCCCTCGGATATCACAAGCTATGCAGCGCCGGGAGAACTGAAAGGAGTAAGAATCGGCGTCATGGGAGGAGGTCTTGCCGGCTTATCCGCTGCATTCGAGCTTCGTAAGCTGGGAGCCGACATTACAATTCTGGAAGCCAATGACAATAGAATCGGAGGAAGAGTTTATACCTATTATTTTGATGTGGAAGGAAAATACTACAATGAATTCGGTGCTCACAGAATTCCGGTAACTCATGAAACAACCTGGCACTATATGAATTTGTTTGGACTTAACACCCTGCCTCTGTCTGTAAGGCAGCGCAACAATTTTTTATACGTACATAATACCCGTTTGAGAACATCAGACTCCATCCAGCAGATGCTTTATCCCTTATATGACTTGACTCCTCAGGAAAGAAGCACTCCCTGGGCAGAGCTTGATGATTATGCCTTTTTGTATCTGATGATGCAGCTCCCGCCTGATATCAGATCAGAGCTGATACAGATTTTACCGGAATATTCTCCGGAATATCTGGCTCTCACAAACTATACGGTCCGGCAGACTTTAGAAAATCTGGGATTAAGCCAGGGAGCCATCAATCTGATTTCAGGGGTCAGTCCAGGTACCGGTGCTCTGCTGAATATCAGTTATGATGAAATCACCCAAGAGGAATACACCCTTGATTACCGCAACACCTATACCATTGAAGGCGGAATCGTAAACCTGCCATATGCCTTTCTCCAATCCTTTCTGGCAGACAATCCGCCCCAGTATCAGGATATTCCGGTTTCCCAGCTTGGCACGGTTACTTATCGTCCCGGCCAGACGGTTACAGGCATTTATCAGCCACTGAACAGCAGTCAAATAATCCTGGCACACCGTAATGTGAGGAGTCTTAAGAGAACTGCCGATGCTTTTGATTACGTTGTATGTACGATTCCCTACTCCACCCTGAGGGAAGTTGAAATCAAGCCATTTTTCAGTAACCCTAAGATGCAGGCCATTTTAGAGTTCAACTATATTAATTCACAAAAAACACTTTTCATGTGTAACAAACGTTTTTGGGAACAGGATACGGATTACGGACGAATGGTGGGAGGCTTTTCCCAGACAGACCTGCCGATTCAGGCCATCTTCTATCCGGGAGATCATATTCTCTGCCCCGATGCTTCCTCCTGCTCGCCATATGAACCCGGGGTGCTGGCAGCTTCCTATAATTATCATTTAAATGCAACAAGAGTGGGGAACATGGAAGAATCACTCCGGTATGAACTTATAAAGGAAAATGTGGAAGAAGTTCACGGAGTGCCAAGGGGATTCTTAGATTCCATTGTAGAAGACCATAAGACAGTGGTGTGGGATAATCAGCCCTATAACCGGGGCGCTTTTGCCGCTACGCTTCCAGGTCAGAAAAAATTATTTGCCTATGAAATGCTGAAACCTGAATTCAATCAAAGGATCTACTTTGCCGGTGAACACCTGTCCACAAAGCATGGCTGGATGCAGGGGGCATTGTATACCGGTAAGGAAGCCGCTAATCAGCTGGCAAATTCGTTTCATAGCCAGTTTTCATAA
- a CDS encoding MBL fold metallo-hydrolase, producing MEFRQLTNRVFYSIFDKEADRPVLGYINGQKYSFMIDAGNSQKHVELFYEALCKEGLKKPGITAVTHWHWDHTFGMHAVEGITIAHKNTNVKLEEMAKWGWTDTEMKKRLEEKVEIEFADTCIRKEYPQLSDIRVVTSDFSFGESMEIDLGDVTAELHYVESPHSEDCVCILIPQERVLFIGDAVGVDYYNNCCLDKEKLRSLITSMEGFDFDICVMGHAEPMSKQNILNIMHSLMDRQENQ from the coding sequence ATGGAGTTCAGACAACTGACAAATCGTGTTTTTTACAGCATATTTGATAAAGAGGCCGACAGGCCGGTTCTTGGATATATAAATGGACAAAAATATTCTTTCATGATAGACGCAGGCAATTCCCAAAAACATGTTGAATTATTTTATGAAGCTCTGTGTAAGGAAGGCTTAAAAAAACCAGGCATTACAGCAGTTACCCATTGGCATTGGGATCATACATTTGGTATGCATGCAGTGGAAGGGATCACGATTGCTCATAAAAACACAAATGTTAAATTAGAGGAAATGGCAAAGTGGGGATGGACGGATACTGAAATGAAAAAAAGACTGGAAGAAAAGGTTGAGATAGAATTTGCTGATACCTGTATCCGCAAAGAATATCCACAGCTTTCGGATATACGTGTGGTAACCTCCGATTTTTCATTTGGTGAATCCATGGAAATAGATCTGGGAGATGTAACTGCAGAGCTTCATTATGTGGAATCTCCCCATAGTGAGGATTGCGTATGTATATTGATTCCTCAGGAAAGAGTATTATTTATTGGAGATGCGGTCGGGGTGGATTATTACAATAACTGCTGCTTAGATAAAGAGAAACTTCGTTCCTTAATTACGTCGATGGAAGGATTTGATTTTGATATTTGCGTGATGGGACATGCTGAACCAATGAGTAAACAAAATATCCTTAATATCATGCATTCTCTTATGGACCGCCAGGAGAACCAATGA